CTGATGTCCAAGGGCTTTGCCGTGAGGAAACCTGGGGATATGCAAGGCAAGAAGCCCGTCGCCTGGCGAGATGAGCCGATGGCCCCGGTGATTTACGGCCTGATTGGCCAGGTGACGCCCACTCCCCTCGGCCCGACGGAGGTGCTGCCAAACCTGCGCTCCGGCGCGGTGAACGTCCTCAGCGCCCCGCCTCTGGCCGCGGAGCAGCTACAGTGGACGCCCCAGCTCGATCACATCGGCGCGGACTCCACGGTGTGCGCGATCGGTGGCACGGTGATCCGCACCAAGACCCTCGAGGGCATGCCGGAGGATACGCGCAAGCTCGTGCTCAAGCTGCAGCGCAAGTACGGCAAGAAGGGCGCGAAGAAGATCCGCAAGCTCGACGACGCAGCCTACGCGCGCCTGGCGAAGAAGATGACGGTGGTCAAGCTGACCCAGGCGGAGCGCGACGAGTGGGAGAAGCTCCTGCGCAAGGCGGTGACCAAGCTCGGCCAGGGCACTTTCCCCAAGGAAATGGTTGAGAAGGTCGTCAAGATCTCCGGCAAGAAGAAGTAGCCGAGCAGAAGTTAGGGCTGCGGCTCCGGGGTCGGGGCGTCTGCTCCGGACCCCTCGTCAGCCTCCGGGATGTCGCTCAGATCAGCGGCCTCCGCGGGGGCTGACTTGCTCAGGAGCTCCTCCGGCGTCGCGGAGTTCGGCTCAGGCGCCGCGCCCGACGGCGCCGGTGGCGGCACGTGACCTCGTGGATCGCCGAGCCAACGGTCGCGCAGGCGGCTGACGGCTCCCCACAGCTCGCTGCCCGCGCGACTGGCGGCATCGGTGCCGAAGATGGCCTTCGCGTGCTCGAGCCCAGTGTGCTCCCCGAGGGGCACGTAGGTGAAGCCGAGCACCGCAAACAGCAGCACTGTGGCTTCCACGCTGCGGCGTCCCAGGCTGCCGAACATCGCCGGCATGCTAGTCAGCCGCGGCCTCACTGGGCGACTAATTGGCGTGGGATCTCGCCCCGCTAGACCCGGATTGGGGATGCCGGATCACCCGACTTGGTGTGCGAATTTGCCCATTTTTAGGCCTGATCCGCGATCGGAGCCGCCGCGTATGCAGGACTCGCGGCGGGTACTGGAGACGCGTCGCGCCGATTTCGACTGATCACACGGAGGGTCTCATGCGCATCGCACTCACTTGCCTCGTACTCGGCACACTGGCCATCGGCTGTTCGGATGACGCTTCATCAGGCAACGGAGGCGCCGGAGCCGCTGGAGGAAGCGGTGGCGCGGCCGGCAATGCTCAGGGTGGTAGCTCAGGCTCCAGCGGCAGCAACCAGGGCGGCATGGGCGGCACGGGCGGCGCAGCCGGCGGCATGGGCGGCAGTGCTGGCTCAAGCGGCAGTGCTGGCTCAAGCGGCAGTGCTGGCTCGAGCGGCAGTGCTGGCGCCGGTGCTGGCGGCATGGGTGGCAGCGCGGGTGCAACGACTGGAGGCGCAGCCGGCGCGGCCACGGGCGGTGCGGCGGGGAGCGCAGGAGCAACGACAGGCGGCACCGCCGGCATGGCCAGCGGAGGCGCCGCGGGCAGCGCTGGAACGGTGGGCACCGGCGGTAGCGGCGGAACGCCCAGTGCTTTCTGCGCGGCAAAGCCAACGGGCACGCGCTGCGCGCGGGGCACCGAAGACGTTTTCTTGGTGGGTGGCGTGACGTCGGGTGGCGAGGGCCAAGTCAACGTCCATCGGCGCTCGGACGGTGCCTTTGTTCGCTCACTCTTCAAGGGAGGGCTCCTCACCCCCAACCGAGTCTACCAAGGACCTGACAACTGCATTTACGTGTCGGGCTTCAGTGAAGTCACGGTCTGGGACACCGACGGGAAGTTCGTGGCTGAGCACTTCATCGGGCAGCCGCTTGGGCTCGACTTCTTTGGAGGCAAGATCTACGTCGGGCGCAGCGACCAGATCGAGGAGTTCAGCGACTTGACGATGACAGGTTCGACCTACGCCAGCGGCGCGGCTCACTTCATTCACTTCCGCACGGATGGGAGTGCCTGGGTCAGCCAGGCAGACCTGGGCACGAACCGCGTGGCGATGGTTCCGGCGGGCGGCGGTAGCATGACGGACCTATTGACCGGTGTGGACGATCCGATGCAAATCGCTGAGATAGCCAGCGGGCAGTTCTTGGTGTCCCTCGCCGGTGAGGCGCGGGTCGCGGAGCTGAACGGAAGTGGCAGCGCGACCGCCTCGACAGCGACCCCTGGCTTGAACCCCGTGGGCGCTCAACTGCTCGACAACGGTGACTTGTTGGTGTCGTCGAGCAATCCGCCGGATTTCGACGGAGGTGGCACGTATGGCGTGTTCACCGCAACGCGCAACGGATCCGCGGTCACCTCAGTGCGCAGCATGGCCGTCTCGAGCAATATCGAGCTCAGTTGCCTTTAGCGCTCAGCCGCAAGGAAATGCCAATACTCGGCGATTCCGTGCGACCCTCTAGGCTCGATGAGTTGGGCGGGGCTTCGAGTATTGCTGCTGTTCGTCTGCGCGACCCTGCTCGGCGCCTGCGGCTACACCCCCGGGCACACGCTGGAGCGCAAATCGGGCAGCTCCGTCGAGCCTCCAGCGGTCGAGCTGAGCGACTGGGAGTACCACTGGGGCGACCTACCGCGCGATGCGGAAGGTCGCCTGGTGGAGCCCAAAGATGGATCCCCGTGGCAACACTTGAGGCTCCCTGCTTACCCCACAGGGCGCCCGCCCGGCGAAGCTGGACACTATCTCTGGATGCGCGCGCGCCTGCCTGGCGCTCACTGGCAAGAACCGACCCTGAGCATCGACCAGGCGCTGCTGGCCCTCGAGGTGTACTTCAAGGGTCAGCGCATTCACGCCTTCGGCGACCTGGAGCACGGCCACAACACGGGGCGCGGCTTGCCCTGGCATTTGGTCAGTTTGCCGCGGGGCAGCGAAGGTCAGTGGGTGTACCTGCGCTTGCGCTCGGACTACTCGCTGATCGGCGTGCAAGGACGCGTACGAGTGGGCGAGCGAGGCGCTTTGCTCAGCGACGTGGTGCGGAGCGACGTCGCGAGCTTGCTGATCGGCGCCCTGGTGATCTTGCTCGGAGTGCTGGCGCTATTGGCCGCTGCGTTGGGTCGAGGCGACCGTCCGTTGAGCTTCGCCTTTGCTTCACTCGCGCTCGGCACGGGGCTCTACACGCTGCGCTACACCCGCATCAAAGGCATCCTGGTCGACGCGCCGGAGCTGTGGTTCGACGTTTGGTTCCTGTCTCACCCGCTCTTGTTGCTAGGCGGCCTGGGCTTCGCTTGGCGGCTGTTCTTCGCGCACGGCACTTCACGCTGGCAGCCGTGGCTCAAGCGTCTGTGGTGGTTCGAAGTGTGCTGGCTGGCTTGTTTCCTCGGGGTTGCGTACACGGTGGGTGGCCTCGGCCCTTGGACGCTGCTCGACAACGACCAACAGAACGCGCTACTCGGTACGCTCCGGGTGCTTCACGGCGTGAACGACTTGCTGATCTTGTTCGTCGTTGGGCAACGCGCCTTGGCGGGGAACCGCGAGGCGCGCTGGTTTGCGTTGGGCGTCATCGTGCTCACCCTGGCGGGGGTGCGTGACGTGGCCGCGGCCGTCGGTTGGATTTCGTTCAGCGGCAACACGTATGTTCCGTGGGGTGTGCTGGTGTTGATCGGCTGCCTCGCGACGATTCTGTTTCAGCGCTACCTGGAGGAGCTGCGCGAGAGCGCCCGCGCGCTGGCTGCCAGCGCTCAACAGCGCGCCGCGATGATGCGTGATCTCCACGACGGCATCGGCGGCATCACCACGAACATCGGACTCTTGAGCGAAATCGCCAAGCGGCGCGAAGGCGTGGAGCTCGAGCGTACGCTGCAAACCATCGCCACCCTGTCGCGAGATGGGCTCGGAGAAATCCGCAGCTTCATGCACAGCCTCGACGACGAAGAGGCGAGCTGGAGCGGTTTGATCGCGGAGCTCCGTGGTCAAGCGCGGCACGTCTCAGCGAGCCTCGCGACGGAAGACGCTGAAAACGCGATCAGCGTCGAGGCATCTCACCCACCGAACCTCGAACCGCCGCCGAATCTACTGCGCTATCACCTGTTGAAGATCGCCCGCGAGGCGATGACCAACGCGCTCAAGTACGGTTCGGGAGCCCCCCGCCTGGCGCTCGACATCAGCGGGGAGCGCCTGCTCTTCGAGCTGCAGAATCCAATCGATGGTTCGGCGCCAAAGCCAGAAGCGCTGGGCATCAATCGCGGCCGTGGCTCGAACAACCTGCAAACGCGTGTGCAAGCGTTAGGCGGAAAGCTCCACACCGAGCGCGACGCCGATCGCTACACCTTGCGCATCGAAGTCCCCTTGCCCATCACGTACCCTGAGCTGGAGACCGAAGGGAGCACCCGATGAAGCTCTTCATCGTCGAGGACGACCATCTCATCCGTCAAAATCTCGAACTCTTGCTTGGGGGGGAGAGAGAGGTGGAAGTCGTTGGTACCGCAGCGAACGTCGCTGACGCCCTCGCGGCACTGAGCGATTCCCCTGCGGAAATCGTCCTGAGCGACATCGGCCTCCCCGATCAATCCGGCATCGAGCTGATCGCCGCGCTCAAAGCGCAGCGCCCAGAGCTCGAGGTGATGGCCTACACCGTGTTCGAAGATCGCGAGACGGTGTTCGCCGCGCTCAAAGCCGGCGCGACCAGCTACGTGCTCAAAGGCTCCACACCGCGGGAGTTGATCGAAGCGTTGCACAGCCTGAATCAAGGCGGCGCGCCCATGAGCCCGAAGATCGCCCGCGCGGTGATCCAGGAGTTTCAAGCGCGCCCCGCGGCTAGCCCGGAGCTCTTGAGTCGCCGCGAGACGGAGGTGCTGAGCTTCGTTGAACAGGGGCTGAGCTACAAAGAGATCGCCAGCAACCTGAACTTGAGCCCGCACACCGTGCACAGCCACATCAAGAAGATCTACGAAAAGCTCCAGGCCAATGGCAAGCACGACGCCCTGGAGAAGGCCCGCCGGAAGGGCTTGATCTAGATCCTCGCGGATAGTCTCTTTGCGCTCGGAGCAGCAGCAAGCGCAGATTGGGGATACGGCCTCCCCAGCGCGGGTGATTGAGTGGTGAGAGGCAATCCGACGGATCCGGCGGCTCGTAATGCACGAGCACCATCGGATCAGGAGGACTCATGCGTCGACTCATCATCGCCACTTTTCCACTGCTATTGGCCCTTGCCTGCGATGACTCCAGCAGCAAGAAGCCCGCCGGCGGCAACGGAGGCGCGGCGGGAAGCAGCGCCGGAGCGGGAGGCAGCCAGACCAGCGGCGGCGCGGGAGGCAACAGCGGCAGTGCCGGTGTGAGCGGCAGTGCCGGTGTGAGCGGCAGCGCCGGCGCTTCGGGAGCTGGCGCGGGCGGTGCGAGCGGCGCGGGCGGTGCGAGCGGAGGCGGCGCAGGCACCGGCGGCAGCGCGGGCAATCAGCCGAATCAGATCTTCAGCGTCTCGCCGGGCGCCATCGGCTTGAGCGGCACAGCCGTCGAGACGAACCAGAGCCAAGTGGCGAGCCAGCTGTATGGCTCGAGCAACGTTGGAGACGACGCCGACCATAGCGGAGCATCGGGAACCAACGAGCTCTACTTCAGCAACGCGAACCTCGGGCTCGCCGCAGCGGACGACCTAGACGCCGTGAGCGCTCCCCATCAGGTCGTTTTCCCTGCACCGCTATACTTTTCCGTAAGGAATGTTACACAGAGCACCGACGGCTTGCCCGTCACCGAGGTCCGCGATGAGTCCATGGCCAGCGAAGATCCGGGCGACCTCTTCGTCTCCGTCGGCGCGCTAGATCCCACCGGCGGCGGCAAGAACCAGCTCTATACCGACGAGTATCGCATCGGCCTGCAACCCCTAGCGGCGGGCGGCACACCGAAGGACAACGTCAACGCCTTCGACCTCGATGTGCAAGGCAACGCGCGCATCTACTTCTCCGTCACCAAGGACTCCCAAGGCGCGCCCGGCAGCGCCGTCGCCATGACCGCGGCCAACGAACGCGGTTGCACCTTGTTCGAGTCCGACGGCGATGGCGTGAACCGCGTCACCTTCAGCTGCGACGATCTCGGCTTGCTGCCGGGAGACGACATCGACGCGCTAGTCGTGTTTGGCGCCGCGATCACCACGCCCAGCGACGTGTGGTTCTCCGTGGATCCAACCAGCGTCGGCAAGACGGGGAGCGCGGTGTTCCTGCAATCGAGCGCGGGCGAGCACCCCGCCGACGTCTTCCAATCCAAGGGCGGCGGCGTCAACGCGCTGCTCGTCGATCAAGTCGCCCTCGGCTTGCAACCCATGGCATCCAGCGGAGGCCAAGACGACATCGACGCCCTCGCCGTGCGCGCCGACGATTTCGATTGGTTCTGGTACTGGGGTTCATTCTCCCCGCCCGCACCGCCGCCAGGCGCTCCGCCGCCCGCGCAGTTCTCGAGCGGCCTCAAACGGCACTCGTGTGAGTTTGCCAATCCCAGGGAAAAGACTCCTCAGCCCGCGCAAGACATTTCAGCGGTGAGAGCCCAGCTCGAGACGCCCGACGTCGTGCGCTACTTCAACTCGGCGAACGCACCATTTGGTCCGGGCTTGAGTCTCCCGGGCCTGCCCTACGGTGTTTTCCACGGTGGCCTCGTGACCCCCGGTTCCGTTGCCGCAGGGCAATATCTACATGTTAGCGTCAAGCTGCGCGCGCCGTTCCCTGCGGACGACCCCGGCAACAAGTTCTACCAGTACGCCTTCGTTGTCGATCGAGACGGCGTCGCCGGCAACAACTACGCCGCCAGCGCTCCATGCGACGCCGACTTCTTCGACGGCACCGATCGCTGGTACGAGCTTCACACCGGCCCTGGCGGCACGTTGATCCTCACCGTGACCGAAGCCTTGAACGGCACCTTTACTGACGTCACCGCAACCAGCGGAGCCGTCGCGGTCATCCTGGTGGACGAGATCCACTTCTTCGTCCCCAAGTCGGAGCTCGACTCGATCGGTGCCGACTTGACCAAGCTCAAGTACCGCGTGAGTGCGTTCGCCCATGACGGCGACTACGTCACCAACTGGAGCGGCGGTGTGTTCCCCGGCTTGACGGAGCCCGCACTGACGGTGCCCTAGCCGACTGACTCGGAGCTGAGCACGGGCGCGTAGTGCTGCATCTCCTCGATGTGGGTGATGAAGGGACGCACCGCTGCCAGGAACGCCGGGAACTCCGCGCTTTTGCGAAAGCCGCTTAAGTGCTCCTCGACGGAGGTCCAGTGGATGCGCAGGGTGAAGCGCGCCGGCTCCTCTTCGCAACGAGCCAACTCGTAGTCGATGCAGAACGGGCTGACGTCCAGCACCTTGGCCGCTCGTTGATACGCGGAAACGAACTCGTCCGTTTGGTCGTCAGGGATGCGATAGCGCACGTACTCGGTGATCATCGACGGAAGCTAGTGCCCACCACTGACAACCGCAACGCACCAGATGGTGCGTTAAGGGCGGTTCGTTAGGTTATCCCGGTGCTCCTCCCCCCAATCAAAAAGGGCCTGCAACACGGGAGACAGGGAGCGACCACGGTCGGTCATCACGTAGGCAGACGCAGCGTCTTTTTCGATCAAACCGCCGAGCTCCAGCTCATGGATGCGCTGGGTGAGCATCTTGTCACTCAGCTTGGGCACTAAGTTCCGCAAGTCTCGATAGCGCTTCGGCCCTGTCTTGAGGTGGGCCAAGAGCACCGTCTTCCACTTTCCCCCGAGCACGCTGAGTGCGAACTCCACGGGGCAACCAAACTCCGATGACGTCACCCGCGCTACATAGGCACCAACGCCGCGCCTGACAGCCCGCTAAAGTTGCTCCCCGCGTAATCAGTAGCCACGCAGGCTCGAGCCGCTCAATCAGTGCGTATCGGCTTGCCGGAGCGATCGTACTCCCGCTCGTCGTACTGGTCGCCGTCATCGTACGTGTACTCGAGTCGCAGCTGACCCGTGTCGTAGTACTCCTTTACCCGCTGCGCGCCGCCCGGCTGCTCGACGGCTTCCCTCGCGAGCTTGCCACTACGGGCGTAGTCTCTCGTGGCTCGATGCGTACCGTGCAGGTAGTCCATCTCCGCTCTAAGAGTACCATCCTCGCGGAAATACCTGACCGTGCCGTGCACCGCGCCATCCGCGTCGTGGGGCGTGCTGTGCTCGACCGTCCCGTCTTTGTAGTAGCTGACTTCGTCGCCCACAATCTTACCTTGCTGGTACCGCGTTTCGGTCTTGATGTAGCGAACTACCGTGCGGATTCTGGTCCAGAGACCTTGTTTCTTACCTGCTTCGTATTGCCCAGTTTCGCTTAGGTCGTCGTATCGGAGTGAGTACTTCCCGTGCCGCTTGCCGTGCACGTAGTTCGTTTTCTCATGGTAATTCGTTTCGTCCGCTTGGAAGCGCTCGCATAGAGCGTGCTCCTGCCCTTGGTCGAAGTTCTCTCGGGAGAGCAGCTTGCCGTGCGCGTCGTAACCCTCCCAAAGCCCCTGCTTGCGATCGTTTTCATAACGTCCACGGGCGACGACCACCCCATGAACCTCCTCGTCCTCTAGTGTCGCGAAGCGAATGTAGGGTCCCTGCTTCTTGGGGCGACGTCCCTCGAGTCGGCCGCAGAAGATCGCCGGTTCGCGGATCAGGTACGCGAACTCCAGCTCCTCCACCTGCCTGAAGAGCTGCGTCCCCTTGGGACAAATGAGGGTGCCCTTCGCTTTTGTCGGAGCAAAGAACGCTCGCGAATAGAAGGACATCGCGCGCTTGAAGTCTTGCTCCTCGTAGAAGGCGCCGGCTTCCACACAAGCATTGGCGTAGCCGCCTTCACAGCCCTTTTCATATAGTTTGATGGCTTTGTCGGGGGGTTCGTGGGCGGCTAACTCGTAGCAAGCGTCCCCGTAGCCCGCGCTGCAAGCATCCACGCGGATACGTCTTGCGCCTACGGCATCACGCTCACCACCGACACCTCGGTCCATCAGCCGTGCGAATTGCACGCAGGATGGCTGGTAACCACTCTCGCACGCTTTCTGCCAAGCTGCCCTCGCGCCTTCGAGGTCGGGCTCGAACTTGGTCACCGGGAGAATCGGATTCTCCGCACCACCGAGGGCCAGGATGTAACCCAACCGCGAGCAGCTCAGCGCTTGCCCCTGCTTGCATAGCTCTTCACAGGCGTACAGAGCCCACGCCTCACACAACTTTCCGAACTTCGATCGCCGTGGCTTCAGCTCGGGCAGGCCCGACGTCACCGGCGCTGGAGCGTCGGGCGGGGCTTGGACGGCACGCTCCGGTGCCAACGGACGCGGTGAAGACGGCGGAAGTTGCTTCCCCGCGCAACCGACTGCCAACGCTAGGAACACTAGAAGTGAGCCCCCAATGGTTCGCATCGCCCTAGCCTACCATCCGCACTCAACACTCTCGCCCAGGAACCCAGAAGCGAGGGTTTGGGGGGAGAGGAGCGTCAGGGCTGACGGATACGATGGATCACGCTGGCCTCCCCAGCGCTGGGAGCCGGCTGATCGCGCACCACGAATACATCGAGCGTGCTCGGGGTGACCGATGTCTGGAAAGTACAGCTCGTGCGCGGCGCGACGAAAGGCGTGAGCACGTTGAGGCCGACGGCATCCCCCGGCGTCCGATTGTGCAGCAGCTGACCAGTGACCTCCGTCATACCGGTGACTGGCAGGAGTCCGCTCTGGGTGAGGAATTGATCCATCTCACCGGTGCCGCCGCTCAGCGTGATCACGACGCCGCCACCCATGGTGAACGAGTCGAGAGACGCCTGGAGCGCAGCGCCCGCCGTCGCGAGCTCACCCATTGGAGCCAGGGTCTGATCGTAGACCAAGAACACCTGAGCGCTCGCGACGTTCAGCTGAGCAGGAATGAGGGTGTAGTCGCTCACGGTCGTGAGCGCCAAGGGGCGTCCAGAGTTGGTCTGCGCATCGGCGACGACCTGCGCGACATCGTTCTTGTGCGGCTGCGAAGCGTACTGGTCCCAGGCAAGCACGCTCACACCGGCGAATCCGGGAGGCAACGTGACCGCGTTGGTGAACAGCAGCTGCTGCATCGAGTCCTTCGGGTGGACATCGAGATCCATGCACATGGCAACGATGTGGCCAACCCGGGAACCCACACAAGAGCCTGCCTGGCACACCCGAGTGACGCAGCGATTGCCGCAGCTCCCACAGTTGTCGGGATCCGTCTGCTTGTCGACGCAGGTGCCGCTGCAGTCCTCGAGGGGCGGCGTGCACAGCGGCACACAGGCAAACCCACCATCGACTGCGGCACACACCGGCTCGGCGACGGTGCATGAAGTGAAACAATCTCCGCAGCGCGCGGGCGTGTCGAACGGCGGGACGCACGCATCCGCCGCGTCCGTGGCTGCATCGCTCGCGTCCGTGGCTGCGTCGCTGGCGTCCGTGGCTGCGTCGCTCGCGTCTGTGGCTGCATCTCCAGCGTCGCTCGATGCGTCGCCACCGTCTGCGGAAGCATCACCGCCGTCTGCTGAGGCATCGCCGCCGTCCGTCGATGCGTCGCCAGCGTCGCTCGGCGCATCAGTCGTCGCGTCGCTCCCTCCGTCAGCCGTCGCGTCGCTACCCCCATCGAGGCTCGCGTCGCTACCGCCGTCCACGCTGGCGTCACCACCGCAAACCCCTGCGACGCACGCGACGCCTTCGGCGCACGCATTGCCACACGAGCCGCAGTTCGCGGGATCAGAGCTTAGGTCGAGACACTTGCCGCTACACTCGGTCAGCCCGCTGCGGCAGTCGCCTCCGACGATCCCCGAGGAACTACACGCGAGAGGTACCGCGGCGGCGAGCACGCACGCCACGACCAGCTGACGCAATAGCTTGAAGGCGGGCTTCTTCACTTCGCGCCTCCCTTCGGCGCCTGGCCCTCGTCATCAGGACCTTCCTCGGGCAGCTTGGTGTCGTCGTCGCTGGGAGGCACCGGGACCGGAGGCGGCGCAGCCTTCGAGCTGGCTGCTGCGTCGCTGTGCTGAACCACTTTGCGCTCCCGTGTCACCTTGAACTCCACCCGTCGGTTCATGAACCAAGCATGTTCTGAGCTCTTGTCCACCAACGGGCGCTCGGAGCCGTAGCCGATCGCGTTCATCCGGTCCTTGGCGACCCCATGCTTGACCAGGAATTCCATGACGGAATTGGCTCGGTCTTGGCTGAGGCGCTTGTTGAAGCTATCGCTACCGCGGGCGTCGGTGTGCCCCTCCACTTCGATGTGCACGTACTCCGGGTGCTCGAGGATCAGCTTCGCGAGACGCTCGAGCAGCGGGTAGCTGACGACACGAATGATGTGACTGTTGGTGCGGAAGTGCACGCGGTCGTCGAGCACGATGCGGTCGCCAACCACGCGGATCTGCTCTGAGTCCGGGCAGCCGTCGTGATCGGCGTAGCCGTTCTTGGTCTCGGGCTCGTTGGGACACAA
This Polyangiaceae bacterium DNA region includes the following protein-coding sequences:
- a CDS encoding response regulator transcription factor, producing MKLFIVEDDHLIRQNLELLLGGEREVEVVGTAANVADALAALSDSPAEIVLSDIGLPDQSGIELIAALKAQRPELEVMAYTVFEDRETVFAALKAGATSYVLKGSTPRELIEALHSLNQGGAPMSPKIARAVIQEFQARPAASPELLSRRETEVLSFVEQGLSYKEIASNLNLSPHTVHSHIKKIYEKLQANGKHDALEKARRKGLI
- a CDS encoding antibiotic biosynthesis monooxygenase, with product MITEYVRYRIPDDQTDEFVSAYQRAAKVLDVSPFCIDYELARCEEEPARFTLRIHWTSVEEHLSGFRKSAEFPAFLAAVRPFITHIEEMQHYAPVLSSESVG
- the dctP gene encoding TRAP transporter substrate-binding protein DctP, translating into MQWTRWMVVAALVCASVGFSNRASATTEIKIATLAPKNSAWGKFFVKLDKKLRQKTSDEVGLLVYYNGVQGDEGAMVSKLKTGQIDAAALTSVGLSRIYKNVMVLQLPGVLDSWALLDKARKQMKKELEGGFEKEGFTVVGWGDLGRVRLMSKGFAVRKPGDMQGKKPVAWRDEPMAPVIYGLIGQVTPTPLGPTEVLPNLRSGAVNVLSAPPLAAEQLQWTPQLDHIGADSTVCAIGGTVIRTKTLEGMPEDTRKLVLKLQRKYGKKGAKKIRKLDDAAYARLAKKMTVVKLTQAERDEWEKLLRKAVTKLGQGTFPKEMVEKVVKISGKKK
- a CDS encoding helix-turn-helix transcriptional regulator, translating into MTSSEFGCPVEFALSVLGGKWKTVLLAHLKTGPKRYRDLRNLVPKLSDKMLTQRIHELELGGLIEKDAASAYVMTDRGRSLSPVLQALFDWGEEHRDNLTNRP